In the genome of Planococcus donghaensis, the window CAGGTGTAGGGGCATTTCCTGACGCTATGGAGTTATTAAATCAAAAAGGGTTGTCTGAATTTATTCAATCCTTGCCAGAAAAAAACATTCCACTTCTTGGAATATGTCTTGGTATGCAGTTATTGTATGAAGATAGTTCAGAAGTTAAACCAACAAAAGGCTTAGGTTTATTAACAGGACAAATTCGTCGTTTTGAAAAAGGAACATATCGAATTCCACATATGGGATGGAATCGTTTGGAGTTTTCCCATATGCCGTATTGGTTGGATGATTTGTTAAGTGACACGCATGTTTATTTTGTTCACTCGTTTTTAGCGGTTAATACAAAAGAACAAGAAGTGTTAGCGACTGCAAGTTATGGGAATTCATCTGTTCCGGGTGTCGTAGGAAAAGGGCTAATAACAGGCATGCAATTCCATCCGGAAAAGTCTGGAGATTTCGGTCATTATTTATTAGAACAGTGGATTGCAAATGTTAGGAGGAACCTCAATGACTAACTTTCAAATTTATCCTGCGATTGATTTGCGGGATGGTAAATGTGTGCGTTTGTTTCAAGGTGACTATGCACAGGAAACCATCTATGGAGATTCGCCCGTTGACATGGCGAAAAAATTTGTAGATGCTGGTGCAGAGTGGATACATATGGTTGATTTGGACGGTGCCAAAGATGGCGTCCGCGTTAATGATCAAGTGGTAATTGAAGCTGCAAAATTAGGTGCTAATGTACAAATCGGTGGCGGCATTCGGACGCGTGAAGATATCGAACATTATTTATCAAATGGTGTGAAACGTGTCATCATTGGCAGTTTAGCAATTCGTAACCCAGAACTTGCTGTATCATTTATTGAGGAATTTGGAGCTGAGCAGATTGTCATTGGCATTGATGCGAAAAATGGCATGGCGGCAACTGAAGGTTGGATTGAAACATCAGGACAAGCCGCGACTGAAGTTGCTGATTACTTTGCTTCAAAAGGTGCTAAACATTTTATCTATACCGATATCGCAACAGACGGGACGTTAGCAGGACCTAATATCGGAGCCAATAAAGCTTTAGCAAAGTCTGAAAAAGCCCAAATTATTGTCTCTGGTGGCATTGGTTCACTGGAAGATGTGAAAAATGTAAAAAAAGCAGCGGAACAAAGCAATATTGCAGGTGTCATTATCGGCAAAGCACTATATGAAAACCGCTTTACACTAGAGGAGGCATTGTCATGCTGACAAAACGCATTATTCCATGTCTCGATGTTAAAGAAGGACGCGTTGTGAAAGGTGTAAGCTTTGTATCGCTACGTGATGCAGGAGACCCTGTAGAACTGGCTCGTTTTTACGACAAACAAGGTGCAGATGAGTTGGTCTTTTTAGACATTTCAGCGTCTCATGAGGGCAAAGAAACTATGGTCGAAGTGGTTAAAATCGTTGCAACGGAATTATCAATTCCCTTCACAGTGGGTGGCGGGATTCGCAGCTTAGATGATATGAAGAGAATGTTGCGCGCTGGTGCTGATAAAGTATCGTTAAATACGGCAGCACTAGATCGCCCGGAGTTAATCAAAGAAGGTGCAGATTTTTTTGGTTCACAATGTATTGTGGTCGCGATTGATGCTAAGAAAAATGGCGACAGCTGGGACGTATACACACACGGTGGACGCAACAAAACCGAATGGTCAGCTGTAGAATGGGCAAAAAAATGCGTCAAGCTTGGCGCAGGTGAATTGCTATTAACGAGCATGGACAAAGACGGCTCAAAAGACGGCTTTGATTTGGAATTGACTCGCGCTGTACGTGAAGCAGTGGAAGTTCCAGTAATTGCTAGTGGTGGTGCTGGTAACAGAGAACATTTTGATGAAGTATTTAAAAGTGTAGACGCTGACGCAGCATTGGCAGCATCGATTTTTCATTATAAAGAAACCAGTGTTGCAGAAATAAAAGATTATTTACGCAAAGAGGGAGTGAATGTCCGATGACTACGATTCAATATGACCAAAACGGGCTAATTCCCGTCATTATCCAACATACTGAAACAAAAGAAATCTTAACGCTTGCTTATGCGAATAAAGAAGCTGTGCAAAAAACAATGGATACAAATGAAACTTGGCTATATTCAAGAAGCCGCAACGAATTATGGAACAAAGGCGCAACGAGCGGCAATACGCAGCAAGTAACGGCGGTTCGATTAGATTGTGACGGCGATTCACTCATTTATGAGGTAATTCCAAATGGTCCAGCTTGTCACACCGGACAGAACAGCTGCTTTTATGAAACGATTCACGGTGAATCGAACGAGTCGCCAGGAGATATGATTGCGCAATTAGCGGCATTGATCAAAACACGCGAAAAGGAAATGCCAGAAGGCGCATATACAACGTATTTGTTTAATGAAGGCGTCGATAAAATTTGCAAAAAAGTTGGCGAAGAAGCAGCAGAAGTTATTATTGCTGCAAAAAATCGGGATGCTGAAGAATTATCAATGGAAGCGGCCGACTTGCTGTATCATGTATTAGTTTTGTTACAAGAACAAAAAGTAGATTTCAGCCAAGTGGTAGATGTATTAAAAGAGCGACATACACCAAAAACGGGCAAGTAAATAATAGGGAAATATGCTATAATTACAGCACATTTGAGTTTGGAGACGATTTTAATCGTCTCTTTTACTTTTTCGGAGGCATATTTTGGAGAATAAAAAAAGAAACGATAAGAACATACTGTCTTTTATACCGACAGGGGAATTTTACTATAGAAAAGCGATGAAAGAGCTTCAGCGTGAAAATTACCCAAAAGCACACAAGTATTTGCGTCGTGCTACAGAGCTTAGCCCAAAAGACGCGCTTTTTTTAACACAATATGGCATTGTGTTGATGGAAATGCAAGAATTCGAACAGTCGATGGATGCGTTGCATGCTGCACATGAATTGGATGCGAAAGACCCTGATGTTTTGTTTTTCCTTGCTGAAGTCCATGCACATATGGGCTTATTTTGGGATGCGCGAAACTATGCGAAACAATATTTAGTTTTTGAAACGCAAGGAAAATATGCGGCTGAAGCGATGAGTATTATTGATTTTGCAGAACAAGAAGAGTGGCAAATTTTTGATGAAGATGGTGAAAATCAAGAAAGTGAATTCCATTATCAGCAGGAAAAAGCACGGCGTATGATGGAAAATGGCGATTTTAAAAACGCTATCGAACTACTTGAAAAGGTAATCGCTGAAAAACCTGAATTTTGGGGTGCTTATAACAATTTAGCGCTAGCCTATTTTTATATTGGAGAAGCCGAAATGGCGAAAGCTTTACTTTATGATGTCTTGCGTAGAAATACCGGCAATTTGCATGCTTTATGTAATTTAGCTGTTTTTCATTATTATGAAAAAAATGATGAGTTAGAGGATATTCTTGAATTGTTGAAGAAAATTCAGCCATATGTATTTGAACAACGCTACAAATTAGGCGCAACATTTGCTCTAGTTGGGAAATACAAAGAAGCTTATCGATGGTTAAAGAGCTTGCAAAAACGTGGCTTTGAAGGAGATGCGGCATTTTATTTTTGGTTATCGCACGCAGCTTATCATTCAGGACATGAAGAAGCCTCAAGACAAGCTTGGGACCAGTTGAAAAAAATGGATCCCGATAAAGATGGTTATGCACCGTGGAACGAACATTCGGCGATGCCACATGCAGATGCATTAGAACATGATCGCGATTATTTAGTGGAAAAGTTGGATCATGCGAAAAAAAGTGAGCGACTATTTGGTTTGTTTTTATTAGGAAAGTCAGCTCATAAACAAGAAATTATTTCTCATCCGAACTGGCTAGCTTCTGACCAACCATCTGTTATAGAAACTTTTGTGTTGGGTTATGCGCTTGGGCATCCTTTTAAAAAGGAAATACCGGAGGAGCAAGCGTTTATGCGTGCTATGGAAGTTGCAGAACTGTTATATGCAGTAGACAAAATGGTAACTCAGCAGCGAGTCGAAGTATTTAAATTATGGTTCTTACTAGCGGAAAAAGCGTTTAGTGAGAATTATGGGTTTAAAAACCCACCTGCCCTAGCTGCAGCTGTCGAATACATAGTAAAATCAGCTAACAGTGAAAAAGTAACAAAAAAACAAATGGCAGATCGCTTTAGTATTTCTGTTGCTACAGTAACCAAGTATATAAAAGACATGACTGCTTACTTGCCTGAAACAGAGCTATAGGCATAAAAGTTGAAGCTTTAGCTAGAATCTTATACGATTTAGCTACTGAAGAAATAGGAGGCCTATTAATATGACTGAAGCAACTACAATTTATGATGTAATCATTATCGGAGCAGGACCAGCAGGCATGACTGCCGCTGTTTACACTTCTCGCGCAAACTTGACAACGTTAATGCTTGAACGCGGTATTCCAGGAGGTCAAATGGCCAATACGGAAGAAATTGAAAACTATCCAGGATTTGAACACATCTTAGGACCAGATATTTCAACGAAAATGTTTGAACACGCCAAAAAATTCGGTGCTGAATATGCATACGGAGATGTAACAGAAATTATTGATGGGGAAGAGTTCAAAACCATCAAAGCAGGATCTAAAGAATACAAAGCTCGTGCTATTATTGTCACAACAGGTGCAGAGTACAAAAAAATGGGCATTCCAGGTGAATCTGAATTAGGTGGCCGTGGTGTCAGCTATTGTGCAGTATGCGACGGAGCATTCTTTAAAGAGAAAGAATTGGTTGTTGTCGGTGGTGGAGATTCAGCTGTAGAAGAAGGGGTTTACTTGACTCGCTTTGCGAGCAAAGTAACAATTGTTCACAGACGTGATGAACTACGTGCACAAAAAATTCTTCAAGATCGTGCTTTTGCAAACGATAAAATTGACTTTATCTGGAGCCATACCGTGAAAGAAATTCACGATGAAGGAAATGGTAAAGTAGGAGCTGTAACATTAGTATCTACTGAAGATGGTACTGAACAAGAATTTAAAACAGATGGTGTCTTCATCTATATCGGTATGCTTCCATTAACAAAACCATTTGCTGAATTGGGCATTTTAAATGCCGAAGGATATGTTGTAACCAATGAAAAAATGGAAACTTCAGTTCCAGGGATTTACGCAGCGGGCGATGTTCGTGAAAAAACACTACGCCAAGTAGTTACTGCAACAGGCGATGGCAGTATTGCTGCACAAGCCGCTCAACATTATATTGAAGAGTTAGTTGAAAAAATGAGCATGAAAACAGAGGCTTAATTGTTTCTTAATCATTTTGTAACGCGCTTGTCATAGTGGAGCTATATAATAAGAAGAGTAAAATGACCCCCTTTTTTAAAAGAGTTTTTGACAGGCCGTCTTTCGAGCAATTCGAAAGATGGCCTTTTTTTTCATTCCTTTGCACGACACGCCAGGATAGATGTATAATGAAGAGAGTTTACAATAGAGGCGGAGTGTCGAATGTGCAGCGAATCGCGAATTTACTAATTATTAAAGATGGACAAGTATTATTATTGAAGAAACCACGGCGTGATTGGTATGTAGCACCCGGTGGAAAAATGGAGTCTGGCGAGTCGATTTTTGAGGCAGCCGTCCGTGAGTTTACAGAAGAAACAAATGCCACGCCTATAGGTACGCATTTAAAAGGCGTTTATACCATGATGATTCAAGAACAGGAACAAACAGTGGATGAGTGGATGTTGTTTACGTTTGCAGCAAATCATTTAACAGGTGAACTATTTAAAGAAACAACTGAAGGCATATTAGAGTGGCATCCGGTAGGAGCATTAGCAACTTTGCCAATGGCGGAAGGCGACCGAACCAATTTGCAATTTGCCGCAAACCAGCAGGGGGTTCAATATGGAACATTTTATTACACCCCTGAGTTCCAGCTGATTAAAGAAAGCATCCAATCATCAATTGAAGAGGTGAATCATCCGAATGAATAATCATGTAGAAGAAACCGAGTTAATCATTATTACAGGAATGTCGGGTGCCGGAAAAACAGTAGCGATCCAAAGTTTCGAAGATTTAGGGTTCTTTACAATTGACAACTTACCCCCAACATTATTACCTACTTTTCTTAAGTTGATGAGAGATTCTGGGAAATCGATGAAGCGCGTAGCAGCAGTTATGGATCTACGCGGAGGCGACTTTTTTGATAGCCTTGTCGATGCAATTGACGATTTGTCGAAAGAACCAAACGTTTCAATTACCATCTTATTTTTAGATGCGGAAAACGAAGCATTAGTTAGTCGGTATAAAGAGTCAAGAAGATCTCATCCTTTATCACCGGGTGGATTGGTTTTGGGAGGCATAAAAAAAGAACGCGACATGTTAAGCGATCTCCAAGGTCGCGCCCAACACATATACAATACATCTAATATGACCCCTCGGCAGTTAAAAGAACGAATTACTTCTGATTTTTCGTCAAAAACAAGCAATGTTTTTACAGTAAACGTCATGTCTTTTGGCTTTAAACACGGCATGCCAATAGATGCTGATTTAGTGTTCGACGTTCGCTTTTTGCCAAATCCATATTATATAGAAGAGTTAAAGCCATTATCAGGACTTGATAAGGGCGTATCGAATTATGTATTAAAATGGCAAGAAACGCAAACGCTTATTCAGAAGTTGACAGATCTTCTGCAATTCATGATTCCACAATACAAACGCGAAGGAAAAGCACAACTGGTCATTGCATTTGGTTGTACGGGAGGTCAACACCGTTCAGTTACGTTGGCAGAGTATTATGGTAAACTCCTCGCAAAAAACAATAAAGTTATCGTTACACATAGAGACGTAAAAACCAGAAAGGAATGAGCGCATGGAACGTAACCAGCACCGGAAACGCGTCGTCATATTAGGCGGCGGCACCGGACTTTCCACATTGTTGAGGGGCTTGAAATTGTACCCGTTAGATTTGACGGCTATCGTAACCGTTGCAGACGATGGTGGAAGTTCAGGACGTTTACGAGATGATCTAGATATTCCTCCACCAGGAGATATCCGCAATGTCATGGCAGCATTATCAGATACGGAACCGTTAGTTGCTGAGATGTTCCAATATCGTTTTAAACACTCTTTAGATCTTGATGGTCATTCATTAGGAAATTTAATGCTGGCTGCTTTAACGGATATTACAGGAGATTTTTCTCACGCAGTTCGAGAGATGAGTCGTGTGTTAAGTGTAAACGGAACCGTTTTACCGGCCGCGAACCAAATTGTTACGTTAAGTGCAGAACTAGAAGATGGTACGATTATCGAAGGCGAATCCAAAATACCTGCGTACTTACAACCGATTAAACGTGTTTTTATTGAGCCCTATGATGTAAAAGCGTTGCCAGCAACGATTGCGGCCATTGAAAATGCAGATGTCATTGTAGTTGGACCCGGTTCTTTATATACCAGTATTTTGCCGAATTTGTTAGTGAAAGATATAAAAAAAGCTGTAATTGCTGCAAAGGCAAAGAAAATCTATATTTGTAATTTAATGACTCAAGCAGGCGAGACGTATAAGTACACGGCTTCTGACCATGTGAAAGCATTGTATGATCACGTAGGCGAAAGTTTTCTAGATGCTATATTGCTTGATAAAGTACAAATGCCAGCAACGATTGCTGAGCGGTATGAAAAAGAACAAGCATGGCCAGTTGAATATGACGAAGAACGCCTTAAAAAAATGGGTCTTGAAGTTTATCGGAAAGACATTGCTAATATTTCTGGTGAAACTGTACGTCACGAACCGACAAAAGTCGCAGAATGGCTATTTGAATATGCTGATGGTCATACCAGTGAAGATTCGAAGCAGCTATATTTTTAATGCTTTGAAAGGGGGAACGAATTTTGTCTTTTGCATCCGAAACTAAAAAAGAAATGACACAAATTGAAATCGATGATTGTTGTGGGAAGGCAGAGCTTTCTGCAATGATCCGGATGAACGGCACGTTATCGTTTTCCAATCGGCAACTAAGCCTGGATATCCAAACCGAAAATGCGGCAATTGCTCGTCGTATATACACCCTATTAAAACGGTTTTACAAAGCTTATCCTGTCGAATTGCTCGTCAGAAAGAAAATGCGTTTAAAAAAGAACAATATTTACATTTGCCGAATCCGTGAAGGTGCTAAGCAAGTTCTTGAAGACTTAGAAATCCTGACAGAAGGTTTTCAATTTCAACACCAAATTGTTAAGAGTTTGATCGAAAAGGATTGTTGCAAACGTTCTTATTTGAGAGGTGCATTTTTAGCAGGTGGGTCGGTTAACAACCCCGAAACCTCTTCTTATCATTTAGAAATCTATTCTCTTTACAAAGACCATGCGGACTCTTTAGTGGAATTGATGAACAAATTTCACTTAAATAGCAAAACAATTGAACGAAAAAAAGGGTTTGTCACTTACTTAAAAGAAGCAGAAAAAATCGCTGATTTTTTGAGTATTACCGGTGCGCATTCAGCTCTTTTGAAATTCGAAGATGTACGGATTATTCGAGATATGCGAAATAGTGTAAATCGTTTAGTCAATTGTGAAACCGCTAACTTAAATAAGACGATTGATGCTGCTTTACGACAAGTAGAGAACATTCGCTTTATCGACCAAGCAATTGGAATCGATCAATTGCCAGAGAGATTACGAGAAATCGCTCGACTTCGTGTAGAATATCAAGATGTGACGCTAAAAGAGCTAGGTGAGATGGTCTCTGGTGGGACAGTAAGTAAGTCAGGTGTCAATCACCGGCTGCGGAAAATTGATGAGATTGCAACGTCCTTGAGAAATGGAGAAATGATCGGCCACTAACAATTGGCTGTTCTTTCATATAGAAGATAGTTAAGTTTTAGAGGAGGGTCCGTATGGTTGAAAAACAAGTAAAAGTACTATTAAAAACAGGTCTGCAAGCAAGGCAAGCCGCTTTGTTTGTTCAAGAAGCAAACCGTTACAGCGCCGATATTTACTTAGAAAAAGACAGTAAAAAAGTGAATGCAAAAAGCATCATGGGAGTTATGAGTCTAGCAATCAGCAAAGGAACAGATGTTAAAATTTTTGCTGATGGATTGGACGAAGAAAAAGCAGTGGATTCTTTATCGCAAATCATGGAACAAGAAGTGTAAGTTTTAGAAGGTCAGACACCATTATTTACACAAACATAGAAAAAATCACAGCCAAGTAGGCTGTGATTTTTTTATACATCTTTTTTGTGATTTTCAGGTAATTTGCTGCGAGTAATAACTTGGTCGATCAAACCGTATTCTAGCGCACGTTCAGCTGTCATAAAGTTATCGCGGTCTGTATCTTTCGCAATCACGTCAATTGGTTGACCAGTACGTTCAGAAAGAATTTGGTTCAACTTTTCACGAAGGTGTAAAATGCGTTTTGCTG includes:
- the hisF gene encoding imidazole glycerol phosphate synthase subunit HisF, coding for MLTKRIIPCLDVKEGRVVKGVSFVSLRDAGDPVELARFYDKQGADELVFLDISASHEGKETMVEVVKIVATELSIPFTVGGGIRSLDDMKRMLRAGADKVSLNTAALDRPELIKEGADFFGSQCIVVAIDAKKNGDSWDVYTHGGRNKTEWSAVEWAKKCVKLGAGELLLTSMDKDGSKDGFDLELTRAVREAVEVPVIASGGAGNREHFDEVFKSVDADAALAASIFHYKETSVAEIKDYLRKEGVNVR
- a CDS encoding HPr family phosphocarrier protein, which produces MVEKQVKVLLKTGLQARQAALFVQEANRYSADIYLEKDSKKVNAKSIMGVMSLAISKGTDVKIFADGLDEEKAVDSLSQIMEQEV
- a CDS encoding NUDIX domain-containing protein; the encoded protein is MQRIANLLIIKDGQVLLLKKPRRDWYVAPGGKMESGESIFEAAVREFTEETNATPIGTHLKGVYTMMIQEQEQTVDEWMLFTFAANHLTGELFKETTEGILEWHPVGALATLPMAEGDRTNLQFAANQQGVQYGTFYYTPEFQLIKESIQSSIEEVNHPNE
- a CDS encoding gluconeogenesis factor YvcK family protein, producing MERNQHRKRVVILGGGTGLSTLLRGLKLYPLDLTAIVTVADDGGSSGRLRDDLDIPPPGDIRNVMAALSDTEPLVAEMFQYRFKHSLDLDGHSLGNLMLAALTDITGDFSHAVREMSRVLSVNGTVLPAANQIVTLSAELEDGTIIEGESKIPAYLQPIKRVFIEPYDVKALPATIAAIENADVIVVGPGSLYTSILPNLLVKDIKKAVIAAKAKKIYICNLMTQAGETYKYTASDHVKALYDHVGESFLDAILLDKVQMPATIAERYEKEQAWPVEYDEERLKKMGLEVYRKDIANISGETVRHEPTKVAEWLFEYADGHTSEDSKQLYF
- the hisH gene encoding imidazole glycerol phosphate synthase subunit HisH, giving the protein MIIGIIDYGMGNLFSVEQALKKLECTVIISDDPAVLEEAEGIILPGVGAFPDAMELLNQKGLSEFIQSLPEKNIPLLGICLGMQLLYEDSSEVKPTKGLGLLTGQIRRFEKGTYRIPHMGWNRLEFSHMPYWLDDLLSDTHVYFVHSFLAVNTKEQEVLATASYGNSSVPGVVGKGLITGMQFHPEKSGDFGHYLLEQWIANVRRNLND
- the hisA gene encoding 1-(5-phosphoribosyl)-5-[(5-phosphoribosylamino)methylideneamino]imidazole-4-carboxamide isomerase; translated protein: MTNFQIYPAIDLRDGKCVRLFQGDYAQETIYGDSPVDMAKKFVDAGAEWIHMVDLDGAKDGVRVNDQVVIEAAKLGANVQIGGGIRTREDIEHYLSNGVKRVIIGSLAIRNPELAVSFIEEFGAEQIVIGIDAKNGMAATEGWIETSGQAATEVADYFASKGAKHFIYTDIATDGTLAGPNIGANKALAKSEKAQIIVSGGIGSLEDVKNVKKAAEQSNIAGVIIGKALYENRFTLEEALSC
- the rapZ gene encoding RNase adapter RapZ — protein: MNNHVEETELIIITGMSGAGKTVAIQSFEDLGFFTIDNLPPTLLPTFLKLMRDSGKSMKRVAAVMDLRGGDFFDSLVDAIDDLSKEPNVSITILFLDAENEALVSRYKESRRSHPLSPGGLVLGGIKKERDMLSDLQGRAQHIYNTSNMTPRQLKERITSDFSSKTSNVFTVNVMSFGFKHGMPIDADLVFDVRFLPNPYYIEELKPLSGLDKGVSNYVLKWQETQTLIQKLTDLLQFMIPQYKREGKAQLVIAFGCTGGQHRSVTLAEYYGKLLAKNNKVIVTHRDVKTRKE
- the whiA gene encoding DNA-binding protein WhiA — its product is MSFASETKKEMTQIEIDDCCGKAELSAMIRMNGTLSFSNRQLSLDIQTENAAIARRIYTLLKRFYKAYPVELLVRKKMRLKKNNIYICRIREGAKQVLEDLEILTEGFQFQHQIVKSLIEKDCCKRSYLRGAFLAGGSVNNPETSSYHLEIYSLYKDHADSLVELMNKFHLNSKTIERKKGFVTYLKEAEKIADFLSITGAHSALLKFEDVRIIRDMRNSVNRLVNCETANLNKTIDAALRQVENIRFIDQAIGIDQLPERLREIARLRVEYQDVTLKELGEMVSGGTVSKSGVNHRLRKIDEIATSLRNGEMIGH
- a CDS encoding tetratricopeptide repeat protein, with protein sequence MENKKRNDKNILSFIPTGEFYYRKAMKELQRENYPKAHKYLRRATELSPKDALFLTQYGIVLMEMQEFEQSMDALHAAHELDAKDPDVLFFLAEVHAHMGLFWDARNYAKQYLVFETQGKYAAEAMSIIDFAEQEEWQIFDEDGENQESEFHYQQEKARRMMENGDFKNAIELLEKVIAEKPEFWGAYNNLALAYFYIGEAEMAKALLYDVLRRNTGNLHALCNLAVFHYYEKNDELEDILELLKKIQPYVFEQRYKLGATFALVGKYKEAYRWLKSLQKRGFEGDAAFYFWLSHAAYHSGHEEASRQAWDQLKKMDPDKDGYAPWNEHSAMPHADALEHDRDYLVEKLDHAKKSERLFGLFLLGKSAHKQEIISHPNWLASDQPSVIETFVLGYALGHPFKKEIPEEQAFMRAMEVAELLYAVDKMVTQQRVEVFKLWFLLAEKAFSENYGFKNPPALAAAVEYIVKSANSEKVTKKQMADRFSISVATVTKYIKDMTAYLPETEL
- the trxB gene encoding thioredoxin-disulfide reductase, with protein sequence MTEATTIYDVIIIGAGPAGMTAAVYTSRANLTTLMLERGIPGGQMANTEEIENYPGFEHILGPDISTKMFEHAKKFGAEYAYGDVTEIIDGEEFKTIKAGSKEYKARAIIVTTGAEYKKMGIPGESELGGRGVSYCAVCDGAFFKEKELVVVGGGDSAVEEGVYLTRFASKVTIVHRRDELRAQKILQDRAFANDKIDFIWSHTVKEIHDEGNGKVGAVTLVSTEDGTEQEFKTDGVFIYIGMLPLTKPFAELGILNAEGYVVTNEKMETSVPGIYAAGDVREKTLRQVVTATGDGSIAAQAAQHYIEELVEKMSMKTEA
- the hisIE gene encoding bifunctional phosphoribosyl-AMP cyclohydrolase/phosphoribosyl-ATP diphosphatase HisIE, encoding MTTIQYDQNGLIPVIIQHTETKEILTLAYANKEAVQKTMDTNETWLYSRSRNELWNKGATSGNTQQVTAVRLDCDGDSLIYEVIPNGPACHTGQNSCFYETIHGESNESPGDMIAQLAALIKTREKEMPEGAYTTYLFNEGVDKICKKVGEEAAEVIIAAKNRDAEELSMEAADLLYHVLVLLQEQKVDFSQVVDVLKERHTPKTGK